From the Veillonellales bacterium genome, one window contains:
- a CDS encoding GatB/YqeY domain-containing protein, producing MSLKEQLTADMKQAMKEREAGKLRLSVIRMVRANIKYAEIDKKKELSEDEVLAVLAKEVKSRRDAMEEFKKGNRMDLVETLEQEIAVLAHYLPAQLTEAEVRVLVSEAVSTTKAAGPKEMGKVMAVLMPKVKGRADGKLVNTIVREMLNQ from the coding sequence ATGTCTTTAAAAGAACAATTGACAGCAGACATGAAGCAGGCCATGAAGGAGCGGGAAGCGGGGAAATTGCGACTTTCCGTCATTCGGATGGTACGTGCCAATATAAAGTATGCTGAGATCGACAAAAAGAAAGAACTGTCGGAAGATGAGGTTCTTGCTGTATTGGCAAAAGAAGTAAAATCCCGCCGGGACGCAATGGAAGAGTTCAAAAAGGGCAACCGCATGGATTTAGTGGAAACTCTGGAACAGGAAATTGCTGTTCTGGCCCATTATCTTCCCGCCCAATTAACCGAAGCCGAAGTTCGCGTTTTAGTATCCGAGGCGGTTTCTACCACGAAAGCCGCCGGTCCGAAGGAAATGGGTAAGGTAATGGCAGTGCTCATGCCAAAAGTCAAAGGACGTGCCGATGGCAAGCTGGTGAACACCATTGTGCGCGAAATGTTAAATCAATAA
- a CDS encoding histidine triad nucleotide-binding protein, which translates to MQEECIFCKIAAKEIPVQPVYEDDSMIVFPDINPAAPVHVLVIPKKHIANLLEITPEDTSLISHIMTTIPKVATQLGLAEKGFRLIVNTKDDGGQTVHHLHWHLLGGRFMAWPPG; encoded by the coding sequence ATGCAAGAAGAATGTATTTTTTGTAAGATTGCGGCAAAAGAAATTCCCGTGCAGCCGGTATATGAGGATGACAGCATGATTGTATTCCCCGATATTAACCCTGCTGCGCCTGTTCATGTGCTGGTGATTCCCAAAAAGCATATTGCCAACCTTCTGGAAATTACACCTGAGGATACGTCACTTATTTCTCACATCATGACTACAATCCCCAAGGTCGCAACCCAGTTAGGCTTAGCTGAGAAAGGCTTTCGGTTAATAGTAAATACCAAAGATGACGGAGGACAAACTGTTCATCACCTCCACTGGCATTTGCTGGGCGGTCGGTTCATGGCGTGGCCGCCAGGCTGA
- the rpsU gene encoding 30S ribosomal protein S21, whose translation MSEVKVGKNETIDSALRRFKRTCQKAGTLAEVRKREHYEKPSVKRKKKSEAARKRKFN comes from the coding sequence ATGTCCGAAGTTAAGGTAGGCAAAAATGAAACAATTGATAGTGCACTCCGTAGATTTAAACGTACTTGCCAAAAGGCCGGTACTCTTGCAGAAGTAAGAAAGCGTGAGCATTATGAAAAGCCCAGTGTAAAGCGGAAGAAAAAATCCGAAGCGGCACGTAAACGTAAGTTTAATTAG